The following proteins come from a genomic window of Chlamydiales bacterium:
- a CDS encoding CatB-related O-acetyltransferase — protein sequence MMLSPDNPYPIEKVTKAVVFLKNFITNPNIRVGDYTYYDGRDHPESFEIDNVIFARSCNLIIGKFCQLAYGTKFILSDANHQMSGFSTFPFFIFGKMGEGCPEWEDYDLDLPNKGDTQVGNDVWFGYESTIMPAVKIGDGAIIAAKAVVTKDVSPYTIVGGNPARAIRNRFSDEVIQQLLAIQWWEWDYEKITRNISAIVGANIQELLHAK from the coding sequence ATGATGTTGTCTCCCGATAATCCGTATCCAATTGAAAAAGTGACTAAAGCTGTTGTCTTCCTCAAGAATTTTATTACGAACCCAAATATTCGCGTTGGAGATTATACCTATTATGATGGAAGGGACCATCCTGAAAGCTTTGAAATCGACAATGTCATTTTTGCTCGTTCGTGCAATCTAATTATTGGTAAGTTTTGTCAGCTTGCTTATGGAACAAAATTCATTTTAAGCGATGCTAATCATCAAATGAGTGGTTTCTCCACATTCCCTTTTTTTATTTTTGGCAAAATGGGAGAAGGCTGTCCTGAATGGGAAGATTATGATCTTGATCTTCCAAATAAAGGGGATACGCAAGTTGGAAATGATGTATGGTTTGGGTATGAGTCGACCATCATGCCAGCTGTGAAGATTGGAGATGGGGCGATTATTGCTGCGAAAGCGGTGGTAACGAAGGATGTGTCCCCCTATACCATTGTAGGAGGCAACCCTGCTAGGGCGATTCGAAACAGGTTTTCTGATGAAGTCATTCAACAGCTCCTTGCTATACAGTGGTGGGAATGGGACTATGAAAAGATCACACGCAATATTTCTGCTATTGTGGGGGCAAATATACAAGAACTCCTGCATGCAAAATGA
- a CDS encoding TauD/TfdA family dioxygenase, whose protein sequence is MRRTFITQEQLPLVIEPKTQVTFDDFLKWLNDDHENIHRDLLKYGGVLFRNFPIHGADQFNLVIDKLGLGKPIKYIGGDTPRNKIQGKIYTSTEAPPSLKIPLHNEMSYIKNYPSHIYFHCMTPSKIGGETIIGDARAIYRAIDPKVRIQFEEKKLKYISNFYGTSWLLDTINYFQKAHKTWMDAFETESKEEVIRLCKENDFGYRWNKKNWLQVSYNRPAIIEHRESGEKIWFNQAHLYDYNPRLIGWFNWFATRIVYAKKNTIMHEMYYGDNTPIPRHDLYHIMDILDNKTVYFRWKKGDVMVLDNLLTMHGRNSYKGNRRILVALTKKNLA, encoded by the coding sequence ATGAGAAGAACATTTATCACCCAAGAACAATTACCTTTAGTCATAGAGCCCAAAACACAGGTTACATTCGATGATTTTTTAAAATGGTTAAATGATGATCATGAAAACATCCATCGCGACCTCCTGAAATATGGAGGAGTCCTTTTTCGCAACTTCCCCATTCATGGAGCTGACCAATTCAATCTTGTCATTGACAAATTAGGTTTAGGAAAGCCAATTAAATATATAGGAGGAGATACTCCTCGTAATAAAATCCAAGGCAAGATCTATACCTCTACAGAAGCTCCTCCTTCCCTCAAAATTCCTCTTCATAACGAAATGAGTTATATCAAAAATTATCCTAGTCATATCTACTTTCATTGTATGACTCCTTCTAAAATAGGAGGCGAAACCATTATTGGAGATGCACGTGCAATTTATCGTGCTATCGACCCCAAAGTGCGTATCCAGTTTGAAGAAAAAAAGCTTAAATATATTTCGAATTTCTATGGTACAAGCTGGCTTCTCGATACGATTAATTATTTCCAAAAAGCCCATAAAACTTGGATGGATGCCTTCGAAACGGAGAGTAAAGAAGAAGTGATCCGCTTATGCAAAGAAAATGATTTTGGATATCGATGGAATAAAAAAAATTGGCTACAAGTCAGCTACAACCGTCCTGCCATAATAGAACATAGAGAATCTGGAGAAAAAATCTGGTTTAATCAAGCGCATCTTTATGATTACAATCCTCGCCTAATTGGGTGGTTTAATTGGTTTGCAACAAGGATTGTCTATGCGAAAAAAAATACCATCATGCACGAAATGTATTATGGAGATAATACACCTATTCCAAGACATGATCTTTATCATATTATGGATATTTTAGATAACAAGACCGTCTATTTTCGCTGGAAGAAAGGAGATGTGATGGTTTTAGATAATCTCCTCACTATGCATGGACGAAATTCCTATAAAGGTAACAGGCGTATCTTAGTTGCTCTTACTAAAAAAAACTTAGCGTAG
- a CDS encoding carbonic anhydrase: protein MDANHALDLLKAGNARFVNEQPSNPRQNIAYRKSQILEQNPFCAVLTCSDSRIPVEILFDQGIGDLFVVRLAGNIASATAIESLDFAVHQFDISLIVVMGHQNCGAVQSVIEGATGQHLEKIGAYISQAVEGKKNTIKAAVIANVDAQLKIVRDRLLIERRLVNQLTICGAYYDFETGYVNFLP from the coding sequence ATGGATGCTAATCACGCTCTTGACCTTTTAAAAGCAGGAAACGCGCGTTTTGTTAACGAACAGCCATCTAATCCTCGTCAAAATATTGCCTATCGTAAGAGTCAGATTTTAGAGCAAAATCCTTTCTGTGCTGTTTTGACTTGCTCTGACTCACGTATCCCAGTTGAAATTTTATTCGATCAGGGAATTGGAGATCTTTTTGTTGTCCGTCTTGCAGGAAATATCGCCAGTGCCACTGCGATAGAAAGTCTTGATTTTGCAGTTCATCAATTCGATATTTCTTTGATTGTAGTGATGGGACATCAAAATTGTGGTGCAGTCCAATCTGTAATTGAGGGGGCTACAGGACAACATTTAGAAAAAATAGGAGCTTATATTTCTCAGGCAGTTGAAGGGAAAAAAAACACTATAAAAGCCGCTGTGATTGCAAATGTAGATGCTCAATTAAAAATTGTGAGAGATCGTCTTTTGATTGAGAGGCGTTTGGTGAATCAGTTAACCATCTGCGGAGCTTATTATGATTTTGAAACAGGTTATGTGAATTTTCTGCCATAA
- a CDS encoding DUF3419 family protein, translated as MERFYSRLSYSLGNEDWITEKKALKIQSSDQIICITASGDRPLNLLSTEVGNILSIDTNPIQNALFDLKRAAIKNLNYSDYISFLGLETQSPSNRLEIYSQIKDDLSPHSARFWNHQKQKISKGVLYQGLMEKRLRMISKILRLMSRKKIDKLFSFDDLDEQKAYLKTFWNHRLWKRVMRLILSPSMARLFFNDPGLYAYVDKNINIGIHLYTKFYDSLNRFLVKESLLLSLLFKGDIHKEMLPPYLNKMDFEKIKSQINKIAFETKDINFFLDKTEESSIDCFSCSDIASYIKKENFDSMMRGILRTSKPRGRFCIRQFLSNYQIPLDIASHFERDSLLEQQLEKEDRCFVYRFICGTVKK; from the coding sequence ATGGAACGCTTTTATTCACGTCTAAGCTATAGTTTAGGAAATGAAGATTGGATCACTGAGAAAAAAGCACTGAAAATTCAGTCAAGTGATCAAATTATCTGCATTACTGCAAGTGGTGACCGTCCTCTTAATCTCTTATCAACAGAGGTAGGGAATATCCTATCTATTGATACCAATCCCATACAAAATGCTCTTTTTGATTTGAAACGCGCTGCGATTAAAAATCTTAACTATTCAGATTATATTTCTTTTCTCGGTCTTGAAACTCAATCTCCATCCAATCGTCTGGAAATCTATTCCCAGATTAAAGATGACCTTTCTCCTCATTCAGCAAGATTTTGGAATCATCAAAAACAAAAAATTTCAAAAGGTGTCTTGTATCAAGGATTAATGGAGAAGCGACTAAGAATGATCTCAAAGATACTACGCTTAATGAGTAGGAAAAAGATTGATAAACTATTCTCTTTTGATGACCTAGATGAACAAAAAGCCTACCTAAAAACCTTCTGGAATCACCGTTTATGGAAGCGAGTGATGCGATTAATTCTATCTCCATCGATGGCTCGTCTCTTTTTTAATGACCCTGGTCTCTATGCTTATGTTGATAAAAATATCAATATTGGGATTCATCTCTATACAAAATTTTATGACTCCTTAAATCGCTTTTTAGTGAAAGAAAGCCTTCTCCTCTCTTTGCTTTTTAAGGGAGATATCCATAAAGAGATGCTGCCCCCTTATCTGAATAAAATGGATTTTGAAAAAATTAAATCTCAAATCAATAAAATTGCTTTTGAAACAAAAGACATAAATTTTTTTTTAGACAAGACAGAAGAGAGCTCCATTGATTGCTTCTCCTGTTCTGACATTGCTTCTTATATCAAGAAGGAGAATTTTGACTCTATGATGAGAGGGATTCTCCGTACCTCAAAACCAAGAGGGCGTTTTTGCATCCGACAATTTCTCTCAAATTATCAAATTCCTTTAGATATTGCTTCTCATTTTGAAAGAGATTCTTTGCTGGAACAACAATTAGAAAAAGAAGATCGATGTTTTGTCTATCGATTTATCTGTGGAACGGTCAAAAAGTAA